From Pseudoalteromonas sp. DL-6, one genomic window encodes:
- a CDS encoding MFS transporter, with protein sequence MAVDIISPSSQPNRAAILVVLALGTFILGLSEFSMMPMLPLISEAFGSTPSQSGYAISAYAIGVVVGAPILMLATANMRKQKALLLFLSLMCIANSLSALASSLEQLVLFRFLSGLPHGAYFGAALLLASDIAPVGKRASFMSKVFMGLTVATIVGVPVVTLVGQNLSWRYCLAGAGVLAFIAFIFVYYVVPNVKNTQKSNLLNELGVLKNKLVWSILGIVIIGFGGVFCIYTYVADTILDVTQSPAYTISIAMVMFGIGSTLGNYILGKAADKSAIKTTGLTLASTIIFAFAYVSASYNIYLLYLVIFFIGCSLGLSTLVQTLLMDVSPNGHAMIGALVQCAFNIANAIGPWVGGIAIAQGAQPNQTGYVAGALFLGGLFMWWLSFIQINNNNAKQTAAAY encoded by the coding sequence ATGGCCGTTGATATTATATCGCCGTCGAGTCAGCCCAATAGAGCCGCTATTTTAGTAGTGCTTGCACTAGGCACTTTTATTTTGGGTTTATCTGAATTTTCTATGATGCCTATGTTGCCATTAATTAGTGAAGCATTTGGTAGTACCCCATCACAAAGTGGTTATGCCATTAGTGCTTATGCTATTGGAGTGGTTGTTGGCGCGCCTATTTTAATGTTGGCAACAGCCAACATGCGTAAACAAAAAGCGCTGTTACTATTTTTAAGTTTAATGTGTATTGCTAATAGTTTAAGCGCCTTAGCTAGCTCATTAGAGCAACTTGTGCTGTTTCGGTTTTTAAGTGGTTTACCCCATGGCGCATATTTTGGCGCAGCCTTGTTATTGGCCTCAGATATAGCGCCTGTTGGAAAGCGTGCTAGCTTTATGTCAAAAGTATTTATGGGGCTGACGGTCGCAACCATTGTAGGCGTACCCGTAGTAACCCTCGTTGGGCAAAACTTGAGCTGGCGCTATTGTTTAGCTGGGGCAGGTGTACTGGCGTTTATTGCCTTTATTTTTGTTTATTATGTGGTACCCAATGTTAAAAATACTCAAAAATCTAATTTACTAAACGAGTTAGGGGTATTAAAAAATAAACTGGTTTGGTCTATTTTGGGTATTGTTATTATTGGTTTTGGTGGCGTATTTTGTATTTATACCTACGTGGCCGACACTATTTTAGATGTGACCCAATCACCCGCCTATACTATTTCAATTGCGATGGTGATGTTTGGTATTGGCTCCACACTCGGTAATTACATACTAGGAAAAGCAGCTGATAAATCGGCAATTAAAACCACGGGACTAACCCTTGCCTCAACTATTATTTTTGCATTTGCGTATGTGAGTGCCAGCTATAATATTTACTTACTTTATCTGGTGATCTTTTTTATTGGTTGTAGCTTAGGGCTTTCTACTTTAGTGCAAACACTGTTAATGGATGTATCGCCCAATGGCCATGCCATGATTGGTGCTCTCGTGCAATGTGCTTTTAACATTGCTAACGCGATTGGCCCTTGGGTGGGTGGCATTGCTATTGCGCAAGGTGCACAACCGAATCAGACCGGCTATGTTGCCGGAGCACTATTTTTAGGCGGGTTATTTATGTGGTGGCTAAGCTTTATACAAATAAACAATAATAACGCGAAACAAACGGCTGCAGCGTATTAA
- a CDS encoding helix-turn-helix transcriptional regulator, protein MKNRLKVLRAEHNYTQARLAELLDVSRQTINAIEKGKFDPSLPLAFKAARLFELKIEDIFDDEQD, encoded by the coding sequence ATGAAAAATCGGCTAAAGGTATTAAGAGCAGAGCATAACTACACCCAAGCAAGGTTGGCCGAGCTGCTTGATGTTTCTCGCCAAACCATTAATGCCATTGAAAAAGGTAAGTTTGACCCCAGCTTGCCACTGGCCTTTAAAGCTGCGAGGTTGTTTGAGTTAAAAATAGAAGATATTTTTGACGACGAACAGGATTAA
- a CDS encoding TonB-dependent receptor, whose product MTDKKNSLTSYLLSPLALVISSVLSPVAFADDTSIEVIEVHGQAQNKHLSLGSSESLLTDLGVDFSAAGGMANLPVLNGLMGDRVAVLVDGAQITAACANQMNPPLSYISANQISSYKVVAGVSPVSAGGDNIAGVIAVNSISPQYSENSELAWHSGYMSAQYNTLDNAKKVGAGMRIASDVLSFNYQGAFSDANSYEDGNGDLVLDTLYRAQNHSLSAAMRDDKQQLVVKLSHQKIPYQGFANQYMDMTDNTSYGAVAQYQRAFTSSELEAQLNWHNVKHEMGFFSAEKAGKMPMKTDAEDISTQLKWRLALDNNSQLLLAQEYHHMKLDDWWPAVEGSMMMGPNDYKNINNGRRQRIAVLGEYESQLSTRWWVNAGIRFENVMTNTDDVQAYNAGMAAMNAMAMAMPSDAMAAKKFNNQNKKQTDNLVDANVLINYQLSNNDELQIGLARKNRAPNLYERYSWGVGNMATTMIGWYGDGNGYIGNISLKPETAHTLSSTYTRMAKDDSWRISANAWVSDVNDYIDANIVRSFNRTALAANTRNVLMFNNVDARLYGVKLDAVLALHESKQYGNWSLKANISNTRGKRDDTNQPLYQIKPLQTQFAINQQVGRFENALTWQWVDSKTRVDSNRLENQTEQYHLLNLSSKASWDALTVSVDIINLLDEYYELPLGGVSIAEFKQDMSQGFNQLAGQGRSINLAMSYAF is encoded by the coding sequence ATGACTGATAAAAAAAATTCTTTAACCTCTTATTTATTATCCCCTTTAGCGCTTGTTATAAGTAGCGTATTATCGCCAGTTGCTTTTGCAGATGACACCTCAATTGAAGTGATTGAAGTGCACGGCCAAGCACAAAATAAACACCTATCATTAGGCTCATCTGAATCGTTATTAACCGATTTAGGAGTGGACTTTTCTGCCGCTGGTGGCATGGCCAATTTACCTGTTTTAAATGGTTTAATGGGCGATAGAGTGGCGGTACTGGTTGATGGGGCGCAAATCACCGCCGCCTGTGCTAACCAAATGAACCCGCCACTGTCTTATATTTCAGCTAATCAAATTAGTAGCTACAAAGTGGTTGCAGGTGTTTCTCCAGTAAGCGCGGGAGGCGATAATATTGCAGGTGTGATTGCTGTTAATTCTATTTCACCTCAGTACAGCGAAAACAGCGAACTTGCATGGCATTCAGGTTATATGTCAGCCCAGTACAACACCCTTGATAACGCCAAAAAGGTCGGCGCAGGTATGCGCATTGCCAGCGATGTACTTAGTTTTAATTATCAAGGTGCTTTTAGCGATGCCAACAGTTATGAAGATGGTAACGGCGATTTAGTGCTCGATACCCTATACCGCGCTCAAAACCATAGTTTAAGTGCTGCCATGCGCGATGATAAGCAACAATTAGTGGTTAAGCTAAGCCATCAAAAAATACCCTATCAAGGCTTTGCTAATCAATATATGGATATGACAGATAACACCAGCTATGGCGCTGTTGCTCAGTATCAACGTGCTTTTACAAGCAGTGAGCTTGAAGCGCAGTTAAATTGGCATAACGTAAAGCATGAAATGGGGTTTTTTAGCGCAGAAAAAGCCGGAAAAATGCCCATGAAAACCGACGCCGAAGATATAAGCACCCAGTTAAAATGGCGACTAGCGCTTGATAACAACAGCCAGTTACTACTCGCACAAGAGTATCACCACATGAAATTAGATGACTGGTGGCCTGCAGTTGAGGGCTCAATGATGATGGGACCAAATGACTATAAAAATATTAATAATGGCCGACGTCAGCGTATTGCAGTGCTTGGAGAATATGAAAGCCAACTAAGTACTCGCTGGTGGGTAAATGCAGGCATTCGATTTGAAAATGTAATGACCAACACTGATGATGTACAAGCATATAATGCAGGCATGGCTGCAATGAATGCGATGGCCATGGCGATGCCAAGTGATGCAATGGCGGCTAAAAAGTTTAATAACCAAAACAAAAAACAAACAGATAATTTAGTTGATGCAAACGTGCTGATTAATTATCAACTAAGCAATAACGACGAACTACAAATTGGCTTAGCCCGTAAAAATCGTGCGCCTAATTTATACGAACGCTACAGCTGGGGCGTAGGTAATATGGCCACCACTATGATTGGATGGTACGGCGATGGCAACGGCTATATTGGTAATATAAGCCTTAAACCAGAAACTGCGCACACGCTTAGCAGCACGTACACCCGTATGGCAAAAGATGACAGCTGGCGTATAAGTGCTAATGCGTGGGTGAGCGACGTGAATGACTATATTGATGCCAACATAGTAAGAAGCTTTAACCGCACAGCGCTTGCTGCCAATACCCGTAATGTACTTATGTTTAATAACGTAGATGCCAGGCTTTATGGTGTAAAGCTAGATGCGGTTTTAGCACTGCACGAGTCTAAGCAGTATGGTAACTGGTCATTAAAAGCGAATATTAGCAACACCCGTGGTAAGCGCGATGATACTAATCAGCCGCTTTATCAAATTAAGCCGCTGCAAACCCAATTTGCCATTAACCAGCAAGTTGGCCGCTTTGAAAACGCACTCACGTGGCAGTGGGTCGATAGTAAAACTCGCGTAGATAGCAACCGCCTAGAAAACCAAACTGAGCAGTATCATTTACTTAATTTAAGCTCAAAAGCCAGTTGGGATGCACTTACGGTGAGTGTTGATATTATCAATCTGCTTGATGAGTATTATGAATTACCATTAGGTGGCGTAAGTATTGCTGAGTTTAAACAAGATATGTCGCAGGGCTTTAATCAATTAGCAGGGCAGGGGCGCTCTATAAATTTAGCCATGAGTTACGCGTTTTAA
- a CDS encoding LysR family transcriptional regulator, which produces MNISLKQLKVFVGITQHNTLTAASESLFLSKAAVSMALSELEKQLGHPLFDRVNNRLLLNQEGQKLLPLADELLNRANTIDTLFLDNAPASGTLKIGASDTIGNHLLPALLSKFRAQQQHYSQQILISNSALICQKLIDYELDIALIEGQAHQGDLVSNVFSHDAMCIIAPINHPLAAKKQLSFNDLNSSQWVLRETGSGSRSFFLHSLAPHIKNWAQSVELNTTEALINCVANGLGLGCLSSLAAQYALKDGRVTHLNLNHPMQRQFWLVMHKDKYKNPLLTQFIDFCHKQT; this is translated from the coding sequence ATGAATATTTCCCTTAAACAGCTCAAGGTGTTTGTAGGCATAACCCAGCACAACACACTTACAGCGGCGTCTGAGTCACTGTTTTTATCTAAAGCGGCGGTGAGTATGGCGCTTAGCGAACTTGAAAAGCAGTTAGGCCATCCGTTATTTGATCGTGTAAATAACCGATTACTATTAAATCAAGAAGGGCAAAAGCTACTGCCCCTCGCTGATGAGCTATTAAATCGGGCAAACACTATCGACACCTTGTTTTTAGACAACGCCCCTGCCAGCGGAACCTTAAAAATTGGTGCCAGCGATACTATAGGTAATCATCTATTGCCTGCTTTACTAAGCAAATTCAGAGCGCAGCAACAGCATTACTCGCAACAAATACTGATTTCTAATTCGGCGCTTATTTGTCAAAAGCTTATAGATTACGAGCTCGATATAGCACTTATTGAAGGCCAAGCCCATCAAGGCGATTTAGTCTCTAATGTGTTTAGCCATGACGCTATGTGTATTATTGCGCCAATAAACCACCCACTGGCTGCAAAAAAGCAACTTAGCTTTAACGACTTAAATAGTAGCCAATGGGTATTAAGAGAGACGGGCTCTGGCTCGCGTTCCTTCTTTTTACATAGCCTTGCACCACATATAAAAAATTGGGCACAAAGCGTGGAGCTCAACACCACTGAAGCGCTTATAAACTGTGTAGCGAATGGCTTGGGTTTAGGATGCTTATCATCACTCGCCGCACAATATGCCCTAAAAGATGGACGCGTTACACATCTTAATTTAAACCACCCCATGCAAAGGCAGTTCTGGTTAGTAATGCATAAAGACAAATACAAAAACCCGCTATTAACGCAGTTTATTGATTTTTGTCACAAGCAGACTTAA
- a CDS encoding TDT family transporter, which translates to MFKHIKTKVSGAPTPMGGLALGIASLGWAWESMFSLNGVAQYTGAAIASVLLLLLTLKFLLHPQLLKADLAHPVVGSVVPTFAMATLVVSNSLGQFYSLAGDMLWVGAFLLHVVFLISFIAHRVIEFKIEHMVPSWFVPPVGIIVADVAFSGNPALLFLAQGALYFGMLMYAVMLPMMIYRIIFAAHIPDAAQPTLAILAAPASLSLAGYFTVISEPSPVIIGLLFGIAVLMTFIIYVAFFKLLRRPFCPGYAAFTFPMVIGATALFKLAAWMHAEGIDLQFVKQIQYLATFELIVASGVVCYVAVRYLAHFKLFNTQFKPLTLSQ; encoded by the coding sequence ATGTTTAAACATATAAAAACAAAAGTATCAGGCGCACCAACACCAATGGGCGGCTTGGCATTAGGTATTGCCAGCCTAGGTTGGGCTTGGGAGAGTATGTTTAGCCTAAATGGCGTAGCACAATATACAGGCGCCGCTATTGCGAGCGTATTATTGCTATTGTTAACACTTAAGTTTTTATTGCATCCTCAGCTGCTTAAAGCCGATTTAGCCCACCCAGTTGTAGGCAGTGTGGTGCCTACTTTTGCTATGGCTACTTTAGTGGTGTCTAATTCTTTAGGGCAGTTTTACTCCCTTGCGGGAGATATGCTTTGGGTTGGTGCATTTTTATTGCATGTGGTGTTTTTAATCAGCTTTATTGCTCATCGCGTGATTGAATTTAAAATTGAGCATATGGTGCCAAGCTGGTTTGTACCGCCGGTTGGGATCATTGTTGCCGATGTCGCGTTTTCAGGGAATCCGGCTCTGCTATTTTTAGCACAAGGGGCGCTTTATTTTGGTATGCTGATGTATGCAGTTATGTTGCCTATGATGATTTATCGAATCATTTTTGCTGCGCACATTCCTGATGCTGCACAACCTACACTGGCTATTTTAGCGGCGCCAGCAAGTTTATCGTTAGCTGGTTACTTTACAGTTATCAGCGAGCCGTCACCGGTTATTATTGGCTTGTTATTTGGAATTGCGGTACTGATGACCTTTATAATTTACGTCGCATTTTTTAAATTACTGCGCCGTCCATTTTGCCCAGGTTACGCTGCGTTTACTTTTCCTATGGTCATTGGTGCTACCGCGTTATTTAAACTTGCCGCATGGATGCATGCAGAGGGTATTGATTTGCAGTTTGTTAAACAAATACAGTATTTAGCAACGTTTGAACTGATTGTGGCAAGTGGGGTAGTTTGCTATGTGGCGGTTCGTTATTTGGCTCACTTTAAGCTTTTTAACACTCAATTTAAGCCTCTCACCCTATCACAATAA
- a CDS encoding DUF2986 domain-containing protein: MNRRKKIITKFNNKDKRANAKLHKSNKPAYVSKAERAKLAEQDAEQAIEHEANEVVQTSV, encoded by the coding sequence ATGAATCGCAGAAAAAAGATCATTACAAAATTTAATAACAAAGATAAGCGTGCTAATGCCAAGCTACATAAAAGCAACAAACCGGCTTATGTTTCAAAAGCAGAGCGCGCAAAGCTTGCTGAGCAAGATGCCGAACAAGCAATTGAGCACGAGGCTAACGAGGTAGTGCAAACAAGCGTTTAA
- a CDS encoding dipeptidase → MNKLALASIALCAFSAHAQLNKHSESVADYAVNSYQNAQVHTLTNLVSFPTVNKSEISAPQNPDFIGFKALLKMKAAELGFDYQDLGYTVLIGMGEQKEKVTIVTHGDVQPANASKWKQSPFIIDTSEPGKLIGRGTEDDKGAIATALYAMKAIKDKGITLDNRIELMVYLAEESDWGPLTEFMKTYEQPKYAVTIDASYPVVVAEKGWSLISPTFAATSAQTGVYVSNVTGGAFASQIPEDASLTLHNASAELVTQLKQTATALKQVEFTFDEQINGTLISVKGVSAHSSEPESGVNAIAYLAELFKAVELENNSDGQLIKFVNQLIGLDIYGKQFGDIAYKHDFMGPMTVAPTVIERDGNNLTLAVNARRPMGKEADLLELQINSALTQWQADNKVTLANVKTTIGTPMLLDGAPHAQKLLDIFKHFTGDQDAGFVSIGGGTNAKLFDNAVSFGPSMPGKRYTGHSEHEFITLEQLALNLRMYTAMMIELGNM, encoded by the coding sequence TTGAACAAGCTCGCTTTAGCAAGTATTGCCTTATGTGCATTTAGCGCTCATGCACAATTAAATAAACACAGTGAAAGCGTGGCCGATTACGCAGTTAATAGCTACCAAAATGCACAGGTGCATACGCTTACTAATTTAGTATCGTTTCCTACGGTGAATAAAAGTGAGATCAGTGCGCCACAAAATCCTGATTTTATTGGCTTTAAAGCGTTATTAAAAATGAAAGCCGCTGAACTTGGCTTTGACTACCAAGATTTAGGTTATACGGTACTCATAGGTATGGGTGAGCAAAAAGAAAAAGTAACCATAGTGACTCACGGCGATGTACAACCCGCAAACGCCAGTAAATGGAAGCAAAGCCCATTTATTATTGATACCTCAGAGCCGGGTAAATTAATTGGCCGAGGTACCGAAGACGATAAAGGCGCTATTGCCACTGCTTTATATGCGATGAAAGCCATAAAAGATAAAGGTATAACCCTTGATAACCGCATTGAGCTGATGGTTTATTTAGCCGAGGAATCTGATTGGGGGCCTTTAACCGAGTTTATGAAAACTTATGAGCAGCCAAAGTATGCGGTCACCATTGATGCCTCATATCCCGTGGTGGTTGCTGAAAAAGGCTGGAGCTTAATTTCGCCTACGTTTGCAGCTACATCAGCGCAAACCGGTGTGTATGTAAGTAATGTAACGGGTGGTGCCTTTGCGAGCCAAATTCCTGAAGATGCCAGCTTAACCTTGCATAACGCCAGTGCTGAATTAGTGACTCAATTAAAACAAACCGCCACGGCTCTTAAGCAAGTAGAATTTACCTTTGACGAACAAATAAATGGAACTTTAATTAGTGTAAAAGGGGTATCGGCACATTCATCTGAACCAGAATCAGGCGTTAATGCCATTGCTTATTTGGCTGAACTATTTAAAGCCGTCGAGCTTGAAAACAACAGCGATGGGCAGCTCATTAAGTTTGTAAATCAGCTAATAGGCCTAGATATATACGGTAAACAATTTGGTGATATTGCGTATAAACATGACTTTATGGGGCCAATGACAGTAGCGCCCACGGTTATTGAACGAGACGGTAATAACCTAACGTTAGCGGTTAATGCTCGTCGCCCTATGGGTAAAGAGGCTGACTTACTTGAGCTGCAAATTAATAGTGCGCTTACCCAATGGCAAGCTGATAATAAAGTAACATTGGCAAATGTTAAAACTACCATTGGCACACCCATGCTGCTTGATGGAGCGCCTCATGCGCAGAAGTTACTTGATATTTTTAAACATTTTACTGGCGATCAAGACGCAGGTTTTGTGTCGATTGGTGGTGGTACCAACGCTAAATTATTTGATAATGCCGTATCGTTTGGCCCATCAATGCCGGGTAAACGCTACACAGGTCACTCAGAGCATGAATTTATTACTCTTGAGCAACTAGCACTTAATTTACGTATGTACACCGCAATGATGATAGAGCTGGGTAATATGTAA
- a CDS encoding EAL domain-containing protein: MNEKSQSCEKVSCSNCADSSELDFDFTMAFQPIISCKSNTIYGYEALVRGLNNESAFSIISQVNDDNRYTFDQLCRIKAIALASKLGINTMLSINFLPNAIYKPERCIRTTLEAAKKYNFPTTNIMFEFTEVEKIEDSSHVERVVSYYQELGFKTATDDFGSGYSGLNLLADFQTDIIKLDMALIRNIDKDTKRQTIVRNCLNMFKELNVMALAEGIETVEEYHWLKNAGIDLMQGYLFAKPGFECLPDVNFQ; the protein is encoded by the coding sequence ATGAACGAGAAATCACAAAGTTGCGAAAAAGTATCTTGTAGCAACTGCGCTGATTCTAGCGAGCTAGACTTTGACTTTACCATGGCATTTCAGCCTATTATAAGTTGTAAAAGTAACACTATTTATGGGTATGAGGCTTTAGTTCGTGGTTTAAACAACGAGTCGGCTTTCTCTATTATTTCCCAAGTAAACGACGACAATCGCTATACCTTTGATCAACTGTGTAGAATAAAAGCCATTGCGCTTGCCTCTAAGCTAGGCATAAACACCATGCTAAGCATTAACTTTTTACCCAACGCTATTTATAAGCCTGAGCGCTGTATTCGTACCACCCTAGAAGCGGCTAAAAAGTACAACTTCCCTACAACTAATATTATGTTTGAATTTACTGAAGTTGAAAAAATAGAGGATAGCAGCCACGTTGAACGGGTTGTAAGCTACTACCAAGAGCTGGGCTTTAAAACAGCCACCGATGACTTTGGCTCAGGCTACTCTGGATTAAACTTACTAGCTGATTTTCAAACAGATATTATTAAACTCGATATGGCACTTATACGCAATATCGACAAAGATACAAAACGCCAAACTATTGTGCGTAACTGCTTAAATATGTTTAAAGAGCTAAACGTAATGGCACTGGCTGAGGGCATTGAAACAGTTGAAGAATATCACTGGTTAAAAAATGCCGGTATTGATTTAATGCAAGGCTACTTGTTTGCCAAACCGGGCTTTGAGTGCTTACCAGACGTTAATTTTCAATAA
- a CDS encoding OsmC family protein translates to MTIKKTASSNWSGDIKSGKGTISTQSGALDNQPYGFNTRFEDKPGSNPEELVGAAHSACFSMALSLALGDAGYTADDISTKATVSLDEVDDGFAVSEIELVVNAKITDISNEQFQTLCEDTKKGCPISKLLNTSIKLTATLN, encoded by the coding sequence ATGACAATCAAAAAAACGGCAAGCTCAAATTGGTCTGGCGATATTAAAAGTGGTAAAGGCACTATATCAACTCAAAGTGGTGCTCTCGATAACCAGCCGTATGGGTTTAATACTCGCTTTGAAGATAAGCCCGGCTCTAACCCAGAGGAGCTAGTTGGTGCAGCCCACAGTGCTTGCTTTAGCATGGCGTTATCGCTGGCGTTAGGAGATGCGGGTTATACTGCTGACGATATAAGCACCAAAGCAACAGTAAGCTTAGATGAAGTAGACGATGGCTTTGCGGTGAGTGAAATTGAATTGGTAGTTAATGCAAAAATTACTGATATTTCAAATGAGCAATTTCAAACCCTGTGTGAAGACACTAAAAAAGGCTGCCCTATCTCTAAATTACTCAATACCAGCATAAAACTAACCGCAACACTTAACTAA
- a CDS encoding DUF2256 domain-containing protein: MAHKKLTLPEKICPVCNKPFAWRKKWQRDWDNVIYCSERCKRSK; this comes from the coding sequence ATGGCACATAAAAAACTAACTCTACCTGAAAAAATATGCCCTGTGTGTAATAAACCGTTTGCGTGGCGTAAAAAATGGCAACGAGACTGGGATAACGTTATTTATTGTTCTGAGCGATGTAAACGTAGCAAATAG